In Bacillus sp. FJAT-45037, the following are encoded in one genomic region:
- a CDS encoding ABC transporter permease, giving the protein MNNIPSIPLGDWMDTFIRWINDQFGGFLDFLSMIISGYVSFVVDTLGGIPAIILIALFTAIAWWTSGWKLGVFTFAGLLLIWNMGYWDGTIQTLALILTSVIICVLIGIPIGIWASQNDTVQRVVTPILDFMQTMPAFVYLIPSILFFGIGVVPGIFSSIIFAMPPTIRLTNLGIRQVPSDLVEAANAFGSTTKQKLLKVQLPLAMPTIMAGINQTIMLALSMVVIASLVGAPGLGSDVYRAVSQIRIGTGFEAGLAIVILAIMLDRITQNLKRKRKSNRAS; this is encoded by the coding sequence ATGAATAATATACCCTCTATACCGTTAGGAGATTGGATGGACACCTTCATTCGATGGATTAATGATCAATTTGGTGGATTTCTTGACTTTTTATCGATGATTATTAGTGGTTACGTTTCTTTCGTGGTCGACACACTTGGGGGAATTCCGGCAATTATTTTAATTGCTTTATTTACTGCGATTGCTTGGTGGACAAGCGGATGGAAGCTTGGGGTCTTTACATTTGCTGGGTTATTACTTATTTGGAACATGGGGTATTGGGACGGAACGATTCAAACACTTGCTCTAATCTTAACGTCGGTTATTATCTGTGTCCTGATCGGTATTCCAATTGGTATTTGGGCTTCGCAAAATGATACGGTGCAACGAGTTGTAACACCGATATTAGACTTCATGCAAACAATGCCTGCCTTTGTGTACTTAATCCCATCTATTTTATTCTTTGGAATTGGTGTGGTTCCAGGTATTTTCTCATCCATTATCTTTGCCATGCCGCCGACGATTCGTCTGACGAACTTAGGGATTAGGCAAGTGCCTAGCGACTTAGTGGAAGCGGCCAATGCATTCGGTTCAACAACAAAGCAAAAGTTGTTGAAAGTACAACTGCCTTTAGCGATGCCAACAATTATGGCTGGGATTAACCAGACGATCATGTTGGCTTTATCAATGGTCGTTATCGCATCGCTTGTCGGTGCACCGGGGCTAGGATCTGATGTCTACCGAGCTGTATCACAAATCCGAATTGGTACAGGGTTTGAAGCAGGACTTGCTATTGTCATCCTTGCGATCATGCTTGATCGGATTACTCAAAATTTAAAGAGAAAAAGAAAGAGCAATCGAGCTTCATAA